Below is a window of Rhipicephalus sanguineus isolate Rsan-2018 chromosome 9, BIME_Rsan_1.4, whole genome shotgun sequence DNA.
GGCGTTTCACTGAGATCAGTGCATCCTTCCAACACGCCCGCGATGTCATCGTACTACGAGTTGCCCGCCAACGCGAGCGACGACGTGCTCAGACTCAAGATTGACGAAGTGAATGGCAAGCTGCTGTCGCTAAACATGTCGAATTGCATCGTCGCGCAGCCGAAAATTATCCTGTCCCTTTTACCTCGCCTGCAGCATCTTCAGTCTCTATCTTGCATTGCATGTCCCCTAAAAGCGAGCGTCCTTTTGGAACACCTGCTGACATCGTTGCACAACTTGGCTCACCTGGAGTTCTCCTTCGTTGCAACGGAACATGGCGCAAAGGAGGAACTAGAGAAGATCCTGCAGTTTAAACTCGTACATAAGGATAAAGAGACCGAAGTTCGTACGATGTATGCCGAGGCCGCAGCAGGTGAGAACATGCATGTGCTGAAGGCGTTTATGCGGTACTGTCCGCACGTGACGGACTTTCACCTTCACTTTGCACACTTCGCAAACTACCACGACATCAGAACGACTGTTGTGAGCACCGTCGGGCACCTGCGCTATCTCAAGGTGCTCAGAACTACGTGCGAAGCGCAGTCTGCCATGCAGTCCAGTCGACCGGCAGCAATTGCATCGTTGCCCATCGACCTCCAATGCTGCTTCGGTATGCACGCTAACATGGTGTACCAGAGAAAGTGGAAACGCTTCAACTACGCCGGTATACGAGCACTGCACCTATCGACAAGCGCGGCACTCCCATGTGAGCCCTTCGTCCTCGTAGCCCTCAACCGGGCGGATTTCGATGTGTCCCTACCAATTCTTGTCCGCTCGCGCAAATGGAGCGATTTGCAGAGCCTGTGCATCTTGCATTTTTCACGACAACAAAACGAACGCGTATACCCAACCGTCGGTGCTACGCACAAAACCGCCCTGCGCCACTTCTTCGGACGGCTTTGGAACATAGTCGAGTTGAACGTCAACTCGTTGCATTTCGACGACGGCATTGACTTCACGGAGCTGCTGGATACGCCCACTCTGCTGCGGCTGCGCGCGCTGTCCCTGCCGCCCTGCAGCCTGCGTAAAAGTGGCGCGCTGCACCGGCTAGCCCTAGGaactagcgacatcgacgacttaGACATACGCCTCAACATCGACGGGTGCCACAACTGCTGCAATTATTGCAGTAAAGAACTCCTCCTCGATCCTGAGGACGTGCGCGCCTTTGGCGTCAGGTCGGGCCGGCTCACACTCAGCAATGTGCCGAATTTGGCGTCCTTGAACTTCCTTAGGAGCTGTCGCGTGGCCAACCTACGGCACATCGACGTCTCCGAGAAACCTCGCTTCGATTTCAAGGCACTCGCGAGTTCCGTGCACCGTAGCGACACCCTTCGCTCCCTCGTGGTTAAACTTGCAGCCATCAATTTGGACACCAAGTCCCTGAAGgtaagaattctttttttttctcccctggCATTAATAATTTAGTGCAAGTTTCACAGCCAGAAGTATTTGCGAGAAAGTTCCTTGCTGTGCCATAGGAGGGCTGTATTTTATCGCACTCTTACCTCTGTACACGTCTCGGGTCAATCTTCGATCCACGAAACCTTTCATTCTATTTCCGCATAAGCCTCGCTAGCGTTTCAAGAAAACCTGCTTTTCTTCCAGAACTCCCTGTGTCCTGCGAACGGACTTGAACGCGTGTGCCTGCTGTCGAAGACTACGCTACAAACTTCGGCCGCGGAGCGGATAGTCGAAGCTGTGGCCGGCTAGCTACCGTCCATCCTGTACTTCCACGTCCACTACGTGGACATTGAAACGGGCAAGGATACGAGCGTGACCTGGATGCGCTTGCCTGAAGGCGACGCGGGAGCCCAACCTCGTCGAGGAAAAGTAATGTCAGCGAAGCCCTGCATCATGTGCTCCACGCAGACGTTCATCGCACTCGTGAAGCCACGCCGCCGGGACCTGTAGACCGAGCTACGGTCAACGGTCCTCACGTTTGGCCGCTGGAGGACCAACACCTTACTAGTGCCGGCGCTTGATTCCGCTCTGCCGGGTGTTAGAGGAACTGTCGTAGAAAAGAAACTGTCTTTGTTCCTCGCGATGTCGTAGTTAACCGTATTTTCTTCAAGCCGAGAGGCTTTCATTCAGCTAAATGTCGCTTTGATTTTATACCAGATTGACCGCTTTTAACCGCATATATTATTCCCTTTATGACTGTGTTGCATTTCTTTTCGACGGCGTGCGCGGTCCGCCCGGCGTTAACATACGCTAGGCGTTATTCGCGCAGAAACGGAAAACTGTCGCCTGATGTCATTGCAGCATTAGTGTGGAATGCTTGACATGCCGCTTCGGCTATTTGACTGTGAACAAAATTTATTGTCTTCTTACAGACACCGACCCGTCGCATGCATGACCATGCGAATACTTTCACAGCCCCAAGGACCGCGCATCGAAGCAAGCCAGGGCTATTAGTGGGGAATGCTTGACATGCCGCTTCGGCTATTTTACTGTGAACAAAATTTATTCTGTCTTCTTATACAGACACCGACCTGGCGCATGCATGAACATACCAATACTTTCGCAGCCACAAGGA
It encodes the following:
- the LOC119405486 gene encoding uncharacterized protein LOC119405486; the encoded protein is MQSSRPAAIASLPIDLQCCFGMHANMVYQRKWKRFNYAGIRALHLSTSAALPCEPFVLVALNRADFDVSLPILVRSRKWSDLQSLCILHFSRQQNERVYPTVGATHKTALRHFFGRLWNIVELNVNSLHFDDGIDFTELLDTPTLLRLRALSLPPCSLRKSGALHRLALGTSDIDDLDIRLNIDGCHNCCNYCSKELLLDPEDVRAFGVRSGRLTLSNVPNLASLNFLRSCRVANLRHIDVSEKPRFDFKALASSVHRSDTLRSLVVKLAAINLDTKSLKNSLCPANGLERVCLLSKTTLQTSAAERIVEAVAG